A window of the Penaeus monodon isolate SGIC_2016 chromosome 11, NSTDA_Pmon_1, whole genome shotgun sequence genome harbors these coding sequences:
- the LOC119578899 gene encoding protein-serine O-palmitoleoyltransferase porcupine-like, with the protein MDDFMYGDYDYDPNAEDVEYLDYYDDEIYEIPEDEPWEDDDDLESQFTISELYEYCVVPTVTDSARHLYNILMWSLIFSISTRFVRVPACLVHLMSAACGCVVAWQLFGQRTVYMATLTAVGGLSLLTSNALVKARRGPWTCVACVVVMTVCELWWADPVDWHSIRGAQMIILMKVVSVGYDLDAHTLTACPGLAELLGYILNPGSIIFGPWVSFKTYMKVLEPASWKTWPILRILQSLAASLLFLIKSTCIISWILADPGNKWMLAYRDALAFRTSHYFVSYMSEVSALLAGLEIAGVANPGSIEVPRSLGEVVVFWNMPMHHWLKTYVFKPVRGQLGVFWALLFTYSMSALFHGLNFQLAAVLLSLGFYTYVEHSLRYKLSSAFDACILARPCPESCEHTQKGWSVFTICTNLAFGLLAMFHLAYLGIMFDSSPQQQESGYSMKHTLTKWSILDYASHWVVLVCYIVNAVI; encoded by the exons ATGGATGATTTTATGTATGGGGACTATGACTACGACCCAAATGCAGAGGACGTCGAATACCtggattattatgatgat GAAATATATGAGATCCCGGAAGATGAGCCGTGGGAGGATGACGACGACCTGGAGTCTCAGTTCACAATCTCCGAGCTGTATGAGTACTGCGTGGTGCCAACAGTCACAGACTCTGCACGGCACCTTTATAATATACTGATGTGGTCGTTGATATTCTCAATCAGTACGAGATTTG TGCGAGTTCCTGCATGTCTTGTGCACCTGATGTCTGCTGCATGTGGCTGTGTGGTGGCCTGGCAGCTGTTTGGCCAACGCACTGTCTACATGGCCACTCTGACAGCTGTCGGAGGGCTGTCCCTTCTCACCTCGAATGCACTAGTGAAAGCCCGCCGTGGACCTTGGACTTGTGTGGCATGTGTGGTTGTCATGACCGTGTG CGAGTTATGGTGGGCAGATCCAGTTGACTGGCATAGCATACGAGGTGCTCAGATGATCATCCTAATGAAGGTGGTATCAGTAGGGTATGATCTTGATGCTCACACTCTCACTGCCTGCCCAGGTCTTGCCGAGCTCCTTGGGTACATCCTAAATCCGGGTTCAATTATCTTTGGTCCATGGGTTTCCTTTAAGACCTATATGAAGGTTCTTGAGCCGGCATCTTGG AAAACATGGCCAATATTGAGGATCCTACAGAGCTTGGCAGCCAgtcttttatttttgataaaatcCACATGTATTATATCATGGATTTTAGCAGACCCAGGGAACAA ATGGATGCTGGCTTACAGAGATGCCCTCGCATTTCGAACAAGCCATTATTTCGTTTCTTACATGAGTGAGGTTTCTGCATTATTAGCTGGCCTAGAAATAGCTGGAGTTGCTAATCCAGGATCAATTGAGGTTCCACGTTCTCTTGGGGAGGTTGTGGTATTCTGGAATATGCCCATGCATCACTGGCTAAAAACAT aTGTCTTTAAACCAGTCCGAGGGCAGCTGGGAGTGTTTTGGGCACTTTTATTCACCTACAGCATGTCGGCACTTTTCCATGGTCTTAACTTTCAACTGGCAGCTGTACTTTTATCCTTGGGCTTCTATACTTATGTTGAGCATTCACTCAGATATAAGCTATCAAGCGCCTTTGATGCCTGCATATTAGCTAGACCCTGCCCAGAGAGTTGTGAACATACACAAAAAG GATGGTCAGTCTTCACAATCTGTACTAATCTGGCATTTGGACTATTGGCAATGTTTCACCTGGCATACCTTGGCATCATGTTTGACTCTTCGCCCCAACAACAAGAATCAGGATACAGCATGAAGCATACTCTAACTAAATGGTCTATTTTAGATTATGCTAGTCATTGGGTTGTCTTAGTCTGTTATATTGTTAATGCTGTCATTTaa